In one Podarcis muralis chromosome 7, rPodMur119.hap1.1, whole genome shotgun sequence genomic region, the following are encoded:
- the IRGC gene encoding interferon-inducible GTPase 5 isoform X2, with product MSFQPRYDPMAVQPPPDSQKQAAAYAEEYDIITEEDIEEIRDALEGGRMAEAASKILENLQALENARLDIAVTGESGAGKSSFVNAIRGLGDEDEGSADTGVVETTKVPTPYSHPKHPNVTVWDLPGIGTPDFQSSTYLEQVSFSRYDFFILIASERFKSNHAQLAQEIQRLGKCFYFVRSKVDADLQATKKRRPKAYDEEAILRKIRENCKECLQAQGVAAPQVFLLSSWELNKYDFIQLEETLEKELPSHKRHAFLMALPNISLSILQKKKEALQKQIWKLATISCGIAAVPIPGLSVACDITILVKSLSEYRQNFGLDDESLSKLAEKVGKNVEELKEVIESPLTKEISRDLVVKMLTKAGGGALMLVEYFASTIPVFGSVTAGGISFGTTYYMLYSFLNEVAGDAQRVLIKAFESDV from the exons ATGTCGTTTCA GCCTCGATACGATCCTATGGCAGTTCAGCCGCCGCCGGATTCCCAAAAGCAAGCCGCTGCCTATGCAGAAGAATATGATATCATCACCGAAGAAGACATCGAAGAGATTAGGGATGCACTTGAAggaggaagaatggcagaagcagcGTCCAAAATATTGGAAAACCTGCAGGCTTTGGAGAATGCCCGGCTGGACATTGCAGTAACGGGAGAGTCTGGCGCCGGCAAGTCCTCGTTTGTCAACGCCATTCGAGGCCTAGGGGATGAAGACGAAGGATCTGCCGACACGGGGGTTGTGGAGACCACGAAGGTGCCCACTCCTTATTCACACCCCAAGCACCCCAACGTGACTGTGTGGGATCTACCCGGAATCGGCACTCCAGATTTCCAGTCCAGCACTTACCTTGAGCAGGTCAGCTTCTCCCGCTATGACTTCTTTATTCTCATTGCCTCAGAGCGCTTCAAGTCCAACCATGCCCAGTTGGCGCAGGAAATCCAGCGGCTGGGCAAATGCTTCTACTTTGTGCGCTCAAAGGTAGACGCAGATCTACAGGCCACCAAAAAGCGCCGGCCAAAAGCCTACGACGAGGAGGCAATACTGAGGAAGATTCGAGAGAATTGCAAAGAGTGCCTTCAGGCCCAAGGAGTGGCTGCTCCCCAGGTCTTCCTCCTTTCCAGCTGGGAGCTAAACAAGTACGACTTCATACAGCTCGAGGAGACGCTGGAGAAGGAGCTGCCGAGCCACAAGAGACATGCCTTCCTCATGGCCCTGCCGAACATCTCTTTGTCCATCttgcagaagaagaaagaggcCTTGCAGAAGCAAATCTGGAAGCTGGCTACCATCTCATGCGGAATAGCAGCTGTGCCCATCCCAGGCCTCTCTGTAGCTTGCGATATAACTATCCTGGTTAAGTCTCTTTCGGAATACCGTCAGAACTTTGGCCTAGACGACGAATCCCTCAGCAAATTAGCTGAGAAGGTTGGCAAGAATGTGGAGGAGCTTAAAGAGGTGATTGAGTCACCATTGACCAAAGAAATCTCCAGGGACCTTGTGGTGAAGATGTTAACCAAAGCCGGTGGTGGGGCATTGATGCTGGTGGAGTACTTTGCCAGCACGATCCCTGTATTTGGCTCTGTGACAGCTGGAGGGATATCCTTTGGAACCACCTATTACATGCTTTACAGCTTCCTAAACGAGGTGGCAGGTGATGCTCAGCGTGTCCTCATCAAGGCCTTTGAGTCTGATGTTTGA
- the IRGC gene encoding interferon-inducible GTPase 5 isoform X1 — protein sequence MAAKRRGEAEVGESRPKRPRYDPMAVQPPPDSQKQAAAYAEEYDIITEEDIEEIRDALEGGRMAEAASKILENLQALENARLDIAVTGESGAGKSSFVNAIRGLGDEDEGSADTGVVETTKVPTPYSHPKHPNVTVWDLPGIGTPDFQSSTYLEQVSFSRYDFFILIASERFKSNHAQLAQEIQRLGKCFYFVRSKVDADLQATKKRRPKAYDEEAILRKIRENCKECLQAQGVAAPQVFLLSSWELNKYDFIQLEETLEKELPSHKRHAFLMALPNISLSILQKKKEALQKQIWKLATISCGIAAVPIPGLSVACDITILVKSLSEYRQNFGLDDESLSKLAEKVGKNVEELKEVIESPLTKEISRDLVVKMLTKAGGGALMLVEYFASTIPVFGSVTAGGISFGTTYYMLYSFLNEVAGDAQRVLIKAFESDV from the exons ATGGCTGCCAAGAGACGAGGTGAAGCAGAGGTTGGCGAGAGCAGGCCCAAAAG GCCTCGATACGATCCTATGGCAGTTCAGCCGCCGCCGGATTCCCAAAAGCAAGCCGCTGCCTATGCAGAAGAATATGATATCATCACCGAAGAAGACATCGAAGAGATTAGGGATGCACTTGAAggaggaagaatggcagaagcagcGTCCAAAATATTGGAAAACCTGCAGGCTTTGGAGAATGCCCGGCTGGACATTGCAGTAACGGGAGAGTCTGGCGCCGGCAAGTCCTCGTTTGTCAACGCCATTCGAGGCCTAGGGGATGAAGACGAAGGATCTGCCGACACGGGGGTTGTGGAGACCACGAAGGTGCCCACTCCTTATTCACACCCCAAGCACCCCAACGTGACTGTGTGGGATCTACCCGGAATCGGCACTCCAGATTTCCAGTCCAGCACTTACCTTGAGCAGGTCAGCTTCTCCCGCTATGACTTCTTTATTCTCATTGCCTCAGAGCGCTTCAAGTCCAACCATGCCCAGTTGGCGCAGGAAATCCAGCGGCTGGGCAAATGCTTCTACTTTGTGCGCTCAAAGGTAGACGCAGATCTACAGGCCACCAAAAAGCGCCGGCCAAAAGCCTACGACGAGGAGGCAATACTGAGGAAGATTCGAGAGAATTGCAAAGAGTGCCTTCAGGCCCAAGGAGTGGCTGCTCCCCAGGTCTTCCTCCTTTCCAGCTGGGAGCTAAACAAGTACGACTTCATACAGCTCGAGGAGACGCTGGAGAAGGAGCTGCCGAGCCACAAGAGACATGCCTTCCTCATGGCCCTGCCGAACATCTCTTTGTCCATCttgcagaagaagaaagaggcCTTGCAGAAGCAAATCTGGAAGCTGGCTACCATCTCATGCGGAATAGCAGCTGTGCCCATCCCAGGCCTCTCTGTAGCTTGCGATATAACTATCCTGGTTAAGTCTCTTTCGGAATACCGTCAGAACTTTGGCCTAGACGACGAATCCCTCAGCAAATTAGCTGAGAAGGTTGGCAAGAATGTGGAGGAGCTTAAAGAGGTGATTGAGTCACCATTGACCAAAGAAATCTCCAGGGACCTTGTGGTGAAGATGTTAACCAAAGCCGGTGGTGGGGCATTGATGCTGGTGGAGTACTTTGCCAGCACGATCCCTGTATTTGGCTCTGTGACAGCTGGAGGGATATCCTTTGGAACCACCTATTACATGCTTTACAGCTTCCTAAACGAGGTGGCAGGTGATGCTCAGCGTGTCCTCATCAAGGCCTTTGAGTCTGATGTTTGA
- the IRGC gene encoding interferon-inducible GTPase 5 isoform X3 has translation MAVQPPPDSQKQAAAYAEEYDIITEEDIEEIRDALEGGRMAEAASKILENLQALENARLDIAVTGESGAGKSSFVNAIRGLGDEDEGSADTGVVETTKVPTPYSHPKHPNVTVWDLPGIGTPDFQSSTYLEQVSFSRYDFFILIASERFKSNHAQLAQEIQRLGKCFYFVRSKVDADLQATKKRRPKAYDEEAILRKIRENCKECLQAQGVAAPQVFLLSSWELNKYDFIQLEETLEKELPSHKRHAFLMALPNISLSILQKKKEALQKQIWKLATISCGIAAVPIPGLSVACDITILVKSLSEYRQNFGLDDESLSKLAEKVGKNVEELKEVIESPLTKEISRDLVVKMLTKAGGGALMLVEYFASTIPVFGSVTAGGISFGTTYYMLYSFLNEVAGDAQRVLIKAFESDV, from the coding sequence ATGGCAGTTCAGCCGCCGCCGGATTCCCAAAAGCAAGCCGCTGCCTATGCAGAAGAATATGATATCATCACCGAAGAAGACATCGAAGAGATTAGGGATGCACTTGAAggaggaagaatggcagaagcagcGTCCAAAATATTGGAAAACCTGCAGGCTTTGGAGAATGCCCGGCTGGACATTGCAGTAACGGGAGAGTCTGGCGCCGGCAAGTCCTCGTTTGTCAACGCCATTCGAGGCCTAGGGGATGAAGACGAAGGATCTGCCGACACGGGGGTTGTGGAGACCACGAAGGTGCCCACTCCTTATTCACACCCCAAGCACCCCAACGTGACTGTGTGGGATCTACCCGGAATCGGCACTCCAGATTTCCAGTCCAGCACTTACCTTGAGCAGGTCAGCTTCTCCCGCTATGACTTCTTTATTCTCATTGCCTCAGAGCGCTTCAAGTCCAACCATGCCCAGTTGGCGCAGGAAATCCAGCGGCTGGGCAAATGCTTCTACTTTGTGCGCTCAAAGGTAGACGCAGATCTACAGGCCACCAAAAAGCGCCGGCCAAAAGCCTACGACGAGGAGGCAATACTGAGGAAGATTCGAGAGAATTGCAAAGAGTGCCTTCAGGCCCAAGGAGTGGCTGCTCCCCAGGTCTTCCTCCTTTCCAGCTGGGAGCTAAACAAGTACGACTTCATACAGCTCGAGGAGACGCTGGAGAAGGAGCTGCCGAGCCACAAGAGACATGCCTTCCTCATGGCCCTGCCGAACATCTCTTTGTCCATCttgcagaagaagaaagaggcCTTGCAGAAGCAAATCTGGAAGCTGGCTACCATCTCATGCGGAATAGCAGCTGTGCCCATCCCAGGCCTCTCTGTAGCTTGCGATATAACTATCCTGGTTAAGTCTCTTTCGGAATACCGTCAGAACTTTGGCCTAGACGACGAATCCCTCAGCAAATTAGCTGAGAAGGTTGGCAAGAATGTGGAGGAGCTTAAAGAGGTGATTGAGTCACCATTGACCAAAGAAATCTCCAGGGACCTTGTGGTGAAGATGTTAACCAAAGCCGGTGGTGGGGCATTGATGCTGGTGGAGTACTTTGCCAGCACGATCCCTGTATTTGGCTCTGTGACAGCTGGAGGGATATCCTTTGGAACCACCTATTACATGCTTTACAGCTTCCTAAACGAGGTGGCAGGTGATGCTCAGCGTGTCCTCATCAAGGCCTTTGAGTCTGATGTTTGA
- the LOC114590494 gene encoding uncharacterized protein LOC114590494, with product MASVLSTVLQWALSIVIPCFTAQLWRFLNKLLTVVVVVALAVLLSTMWIAMNKADYSPMGTDHEVAVTAKQLWKPTSVLNIMKDALLYVANLLPSYEPLTAENLLKHRDRLDGVNYILQACFNKAIDTFLQEPWSVQQNAQLVIQCDGPPIEFQSGKGDCQISVYVLYKRIQCDIKERTAEMYLARLAVRKEPLSVGDLLRVRQSLRSWGVLPEELGHCLEFAVEEFAKEPFCVQDNAHMVVDCGGQVLNFASGKGENKINIYDVRGGLIHYRIRISGSWTSIVRFFHGNKNHAQTHARKPLQLE from the coding sequence ATGGCCTCTGTCCTCAGCACTGTCTTGCAATGGGCTCTCAGCATCGTCATCCCATGTTTTACAGCTCAGCTCTGGAGATTCTTGAACAAACTGCTGACCGTCGTGGTCGTGGTGGCGCTCGCTGTTCTCCTCTCCACGATGTGGATAGCCATGAACAAAGCGGATTATTCCCCCATGGGCACGGACCACGAGGTTGCTGTGACGGCCAAGCAGTTGTGGAAGCCCACCAGTGTCCTCAATATCATGAAGGATGCCCTGTTGTATGTGGCTAACCTGCTGCCCTCTTACGAACCACTGACAGCTGAGAATCTCCTAAAGCACCGCGATCGGCTGGATGGCGTCAACTACATACTCCAAGCCTGTTTCAACAAGGCCATTGATACCTTTCTCCAGGAGCCCTGGTCTGTGCAGCAAAATGCCCAGCTGGTTATCCAGTGCGACGGACCTCCCATAGAGTTTCAGTCCGGCAAGGGGGACTGCCAGATTTCTGTATATGTCCTATACAAGCGGATCCAGTGTGATATCAAAGAGCGGACGGCCGAAATGTACCTTGCGAGGCTGGCCGTTCGCAAGGAGCCGCTGAGCGTCGGAGACCTGCTGAGAGTGAGGCAGAGCTTGCGCTCCTGGGGGGTTCTTCCCGAGGAACTAGGCCACTGCTTGGAGTTTGCAGTGGAAGAGTTTGCCAAGGAGCCGTTCTGCGTCCAGGACAATGCCCACATGGTTGTAGACTGCGGCGGGCAGGTGCTGAACTTTGCCTCTGGCAAAGGGGAGAATAAGATCAATATCTACGACGTACGGGGAGGCCTCATTCACTACCGGATCAGGATCTCGGGTTCTTGGACCAGCATTGTGCGGTTCTTTCATGGGAACAAAAATCACGCGCAAACACATGCGAGGAAGCCTCTGCAGctagagtga
- the LOC114602283 gene encoding interferon-inducible GTPase 5-like: MVEDFEVAISQGLLAGAVSHVLAKPLPFFNSTPLHIAVVGEPGSGKSSFINAMLGLHADDPRAAATGIQMTTVQVKDYPHPTLPQVILWDHPGRGMATFGEDKFEKKVDLNHFDFFIIVGSQRFRSTHSDLVREIQDMGKSFYFVRTKADLDLSAAKRQQPSDYNEKKVLLHIQEDCKECLVREGERDPQVFIVSNWEADCFDFPLLQETLKNDLLRLKRQAFLLRFPSICLPILEKKKTTVKEKIWTKRLCLLVALGSPVPFLLPIFLFSKFHSWCFLDFGLDNPSLAALAQRVGKTSTALKAAMQSLGMFSAILWVLPDLVGLSVMAYEYHRWEHFPIFGCLLSGGISLLRTYFMLQKCISGAADDTQRVLAKALEAEGKKSI, from the coding sequence ATGGTGGAAGACTTCGAGGTAGCCATTTCTCAGGGCCTGTTGGCAGGCGCTGTGTCGCACGTGCTGGCAAAACCACTGCCCTTTTTCAACAGCACTCCGCTCCACATTGCCGTAGTAGGAGAACCCGGCTCCGGGAAGTCCTCCTTCATCAATGCCATGCTGGGTCTTCATGCCGATGACCCGCGTGCCGCTGCGACTGGCATACAGATGACGACTGTGCAAGTCAAGGATTACCCACACCCGACACTTCCCCAAGTGATCCTTTGGGACCACCCCGGAAGGGGGATGGCAACTTTTGGAGAGGACAAATTTGAGAAGAAGGTTGATTTGAATCACTTTGATTTCTTCATCATCGTCGGCTCCCAGCGCTTCCGCTCCACCCATTCTGACCTGGTCCGTGAAATCCAAGATATGGGCAAGAGCTTCTACTTTGTGCGCACCAAAGCAGACCTGGACCTGTCGGCCGCCAAGAGGCAACAGCCATCTGACTACAATGAGAAGAAGGTCCTCTTGCACATCCAGGAGGACTGCAAAGAGTGCTTggtaagagaaggagagagggacccACAAGTCTTCATCGTCTCCAACTGGGAAGCCGACTGCTTTGACTTCCCCCTCCTGCAGGAAACGCTGAAGAACGATCTCTTGCGGCTGAAAAGGCAAGCCTTTCTGCTCCGCTTCCCTAGCATCTGCCTGCCTATCttagagaaaaagaaaaccactgtGAAGGAGAAGATTTGGACCaaaaggctttgtttgctggtcGCTCTTGGAAGCCcagttcctttccttctccccatATTTCTGTTTAGTAAGTTCCACTCCTGGTGCTTCCTAGACTTTGGCCTGGACAATCCATCCCTTGCAGCTCTGGCCCAGCGTGTTGGAAAGACAAGCACAGCCCTTAAAGCAGCAATGCAGTCCCTGGGAATGTTCTCTGCCATTTTATGGGTGCTGCCAGACTTGGTGGGACTCTCCGTGATGGCTTATGAATATCACCGCTGGGAGCATTTCCCCATCTTTGGCTGCCTTCTGTCCGGAGGGATTTCGCTTCTTCGCACCTACTTCATGCTGCAGAAATGCATATCGGGtgctgctgatgacacccagaggGTTCTGGCCAAAGCTCTTGAGGCAGAGGGGAAAAAGTCCATTTAG